A region from the Actinoplanes sp. OR16 genome encodes:
- a CDS encoding ABC transporter ATP-binding protein encodes MANDHIDITVEPGEVHALLGENGAGKSTLMNQLYGLLQPDEGQIVVNDEPVVFRSPRDAIASGIGMVHQHFMLVPVFTVAENIALGHEEVRGGPLGWLDRRRSRRDVIETSERYGLPVDPDALVEDLTVGAQQRVEIVKALTRDVDLLILDEPTAVLTPQETDELLAVMRSLTAMGKSIVFITHKLKEVKAIADRITVVRRGKIVGTASPDTSEDELAALMVGRAVSLEVTKTPAEPGRSVLKLSGLVVDDDRGIRAVDGVDLEVRAGEVLGIAGVQGNGQTELVEAVMGLREVRAGTVELDNESLASLGTKQILRAGVGYIPEDRSHDGVVKEFSVAENLILDMYDRPPYGNAFKMNRGSIGSNAQERVDQFDIRCQSPETAVGTLSGGNQQKVVVAREMSRPLRLFIASQPTRGVDVGSIEFIHGRIIHERDRGTAVLVVSSELDEVVGLADRIAVMYRGRVLAIVSPDTPREELGLLMAGITGNAPEEGTK; translated from the coding sequence GTGGCCAACGACCACATCGACATCACCGTCGAGCCGGGGGAAGTGCACGCCCTGCTCGGCGAGAACGGCGCCGGCAAGTCCACGCTGATGAACCAGCTGTACGGACTGCTGCAGCCGGACGAGGGCCAGATCGTCGTCAACGACGAACCGGTCGTCTTCCGCAGCCCGCGCGACGCGATCGCGTCCGGCATCGGCATGGTGCACCAGCACTTCATGCTCGTCCCGGTCTTCACCGTCGCGGAGAACATCGCCCTCGGCCACGAGGAGGTGCGCGGCGGACCGCTCGGCTGGCTCGACCGCCGCCGCTCGCGCCGGGACGTCATCGAGACCTCCGAGCGTTACGGCCTGCCGGTCGACCCGGACGCGCTGGTCGAGGACCTGACGGTCGGCGCGCAGCAGCGCGTCGAGATCGTCAAGGCGCTGACCCGCGACGTCGACCTGCTGATCCTGGACGAGCCGACCGCCGTGCTCACCCCCCAGGAGACCGACGAGCTGCTCGCCGTGATGCGCTCGCTCACCGCGATGGGCAAGTCCATCGTCTTCATCACCCACAAGCTCAAAGAGGTGAAGGCGATCGCCGACCGGATCACCGTGGTCCGCCGCGGCAAGATCGTCGGTACCGCTTCACCGGACACCAGCGAGGACGAGCTCGCCGCCCTCATGGTCGGCCGCGCGGTGAGCCTGGAGGTCACCAAGACCCCGGCGGAACCCGGCCGCAGCGTGCTGAAGCTCTCCGGCCTGGTGGTCGACGACGACCGGGGCATCCGCGCCGTCGACGGCGTCGACCTGGAGGTCCGGGCCGGCGAGGTGCTCGGCATCGCGGGCGTGCAGGGCAACGGGCAGACCGAGCTGGTCGAGGCCGTCATGGGCCTGCGCGAGGTGCGGGCCGGCACCGTCGAGCTGGACAACGAGAGCCTCGCCTCGCTCGGCACCAAGCAGATCCTGCGCGCCGGCGTCGGCTACATCCCCGAGGACCGCAGCCACGACGGCGTGGTCAAGGAGTTCTCGGTCGCCGAGAACCTGATCCTCGACATGTACGACCGGCCGCCCTACGGCAACGCCTTCAAGATGAACCGCGGCAGCATCGGGAGCAACGCTCAGGAGCGGGTCGACCAGTTCGACATCCGCTGCCAGTCCCCGGAGACCGCGGTCGGCACGCTCTCCGGCGGCAACCAGCAGAAGGTCGTGGTGGCCCGGGAGATGTCCCGCCCGCTGCGCCTGTTCATCGCCTCCCAGCCGACCCGCGGCGTGGACGTCGGCTCGATCGAGTTCATCCACGGCCGGATCATCCACGAGCGTGACCGGGGCACCGCGGTGCTGGTGGTCTCCAGCGAGCTGGACGAGGTCGTCGGCCTCGCCGACCGGATCGCCGTGATGTACCGCGGCCGGGTCCTGGCCATCGTCTCGCCGGACACCCCGCGCGAGGAACTGGGCCTGCTCATGGCCGGCATCACCGGGAACGCACCGGAAGAGGGGACGAAGTGA
- a CDS encoding BMP family protein has product MKKEGVLRPVRGKRILAILAAGGLTLAAAACGDAPEETPTGGSSAAAAAYKACMVTDTGGIDDKSFNASAWAGLEAAKAEASNVESKYVASSSEADYEPGLRSFVSQKCDFILAVGGLMGDATTKVAKESADSQFGIVDSVSGNTNVFPMQFATQQAAFLAGYLAAGYTKSGKVATYGGLKIPPVTIFMDGFYDGVEYHNKTKGTKVTVLGWDKTKQNGTFAESFVDQNKGKSITQTLVSQGADIVMPVAGGTGLGTAQVAKDSAGKTSVIWVDQDGCKSAEQYCDVFLTTVVKNIEEAVKEAVVKGAKGEALAASPGYVGTLENNGVGIAPYNQFDSKVDAALKTEIDTLKADIISGKVKVESASAPA; this is encoded by the coding sequence ATGAAGAAGGAGGGCGTCTTGCGCCCAGTACGTGGGAAGCGGATCCTGGCGATTCTCGCGGCAGGTGGGCTGACGCTCGCTGCCGCCGCCTGTGGCGATGCCCCTGAGGAGACCCCGACCGGCGGCTCCAGCGCCGCCGCCGCCGCATACAAGGCTTGCATGGTCACCGACACCGGTGGCATCGACGACAAGTCGTTCAACGCGTCCGCCTGGGCCGGCCTGGAGGCCGCCAAGGCCGAGGCGAGCAACGTCGAATCCAAGTACGTGGCGTCCTCCTCCGAGGCCGACTACGAGCCGGGTCTGCGCAGCTTCGTGAGCCAGAAGTGCGACTTCATCCTGGCGGTCGGCGGCCTGATGGGCGACGCCACCACCAAGGTCGCCAAGGAGAGCGCCGACTCGCAGTTCGGCATCGTCGACAGCGTGAGCGGCAACACCAACGTCTTCCCGATGCAGTTCGCCACCCAGCAGGCCGCGTTCCTCGCCGGCTACCTGGCCGCGGGCTACACCAAGTCCGGCAAGGTCGCGACGTACGGCGGTCTGAAGATCCCGCCGGTCACCATCTTCATGGACGGCTTCTACGACGGCGTCGAGTACCACAACAAGACCAAGGGCACCAAGGTCACGGTCCTGGGCTGGGACAAGACCAAGCAGAACGGCACCTTCGCCGAGAGCTTCGTCGACCAGAACAAGGGCAAGAGCATCACCCAGACCCTGGTCTCGCAGGGCGCCGACATCGTCATGCCGGTCGCCGGCGGCACCGGCCTCGGCACCGCCCAGGTCGCCAAGGACTCCGCCGGCAAGACCTCGGTCATCTGGGTCGACCAGGACGGCTGCAAGAGCGCCGAGCAGTACTGCGACGTGTTCCTGACCACTGTCGTCAAGAACATCGAAGAGGCCGTCAAGGAGGCCGTGGTCAAGGGCGCCAAGGGCGAGGCCCTCGCCGCCAGCCCCGGCTACGTCGGCACCCTGGAGAACAACGGCGTCGGCATCGCGCCGTACAACCAGTTCGACTCGAAGGTCGACGCGGCTCTCAAGACCGAGATCGACACGCTGAAGGCGGACATCATCTCCGGCAAGGTCAAGGTCGAGTCGGCCAGCGCCCCGGCCTGA
- a CDS encoding SCO4848 family membrane protein, translating into MISKRWAVFLVGVGVWTWVIWPRFGVAIWNDDRSFSDGSPTSFLWIHALLIVASLTIGTVVGILGVKAWRALLVKSNRL; encoded by the coding sequence ATGATCAGCAAGCGGTGGGCGGTGTTCCTGGTCGGCGTCGGCGTGTGGACCTGGGTGATCTGGCCGAGGTTCGGCGTGGCGATCTGGAACGACGACAGATCCTTCTCGGACGGCAGCCCGACGTCCTTTCTCTGGATCCACGCCTTGCTGATCGTGGCCTCGCTCACTATCGGAACGGTTGTGGGCATTCTCGGCGTGAAGGCGTGGCGGGCCCTCCTTGTAAAATCGAATCGCCTCTGA